The Falco rusticolus isolate bFalRus1 chromosome 5, bFalRus1.pri, whole genome shotgun sequence genome has a segment encoding these proteins:
- the LOC119148981 gene encoding olfactory receptor 10R2-like, with product MMNETKVMEFILIGFSDFPDLQIPLFFFFFLTYLLTLTGNVLLMTIISLHRHLHMPMYVFLSILSFSETCYTFAIIPKMLVNLITEQNSISFTGCAVQMFFFLGFGGTNCMLLTAMGYDRCMAICKPLHYKFLMTNRVCSQLVTFAMVTGFTVSLIVTYFIFTLTFCGEKVINHFFCDMAPVIQAACTQNNGIETVIFIFCFVVVLGSFLLILLSYVFIIKTIHKIPSAAGKRKAFSTCASHLTVIVVHFGCASTIYLRPKSTHSLKEDILISVTYTVVTPLLNPVVYSLRNKDVHMALRKGLGRKLCTWIR from the coding sequence ATGATGAATGAGACCAAAGTGATGGAGTTCATCTTGATTggattttcagattttccagaTCTACAgattccattatttttcttctttttcttgacTTACCTGCTCACCCTCACTGGAAATGTCCTGCTAATGACAATTATTAGTCTTCATCGTCACCTTCACATGCCCATGTATGTCTTCCTTTCCAttctctcattttcagaaacttgTTATACATTTGCTATCATTCCCAAGATGCTGGTAAATCTAATAACAGAACAGAACTCCATATCTTTCACTGGATGTGCtgttcaaatgtttttctttcttggctttGGAGGCACTAACTGTATGCTTCTAACAGCAATGGGGTATGACCGATGTATGGCTATATGCAAACCTTTACATTACAAATTCCTGATGACCAACAGAGTCTGTAGTCAGCTAGTGACCTTTGCAATGGTGACTGGCTTTACTGTGTCCCTGATAGTAACCTACTTTATATTCACATTGACTTTCTGTGGAGAGAAGGTAATTAATCACTTCTTCTGTGACATGGCTCCTGTCATTCAGGCAGCTTGCACACAAAATAATGGAATTGAgacagtaattttcattttttgttttgtggttgtgCTTGGCTCATTCTTGTTGATTCTTCTCTCCTATGTTTTTATCATCAAGACCATCCACAAGAtcccctctgctgcagggaaacGTAAAGCCTTTTCCACTTGTGCCTCCCATCTCACTGTTATTGTTGTGCACTTTGGGTGCGCCTCCACCATCTATTTAAGGCCAAAATCCACCCATTCCCTAAAGGAGGACATTCTGATTTCTGTCACTTACACTGTGGTGACTCCCTTGCTGAACCCTGTGGTTTATAGCCTGAGGAACAAGGATGTGCACATGGCCCTTCGGAAAGGACTGGGAAGAAAATTGTGCACATGGATCAGATGA
- the LOC119148973 gene encoding olfactory receptor 2A12-like, with amino-acid sequence MQNETTVTEFILLGFSSSPALQLCLFGLFSVLYSATLMGNTLVFVLICLDHRLHSPMYFFLCHLSILDICLASNNVPLMLRNLLGQGRTISFAGCGTQTHLYLIFALTECVLLAMMSYDRYVAICYPLRYALIMNWRVCLTLAAVSWAFGFIFGTLQASLALHLPFCGLYEVDNFFCEILAVLRLACTDTTANKVLIFAICVCFLLCPLALILFSYLHILANILCIRSATGWHKTFSTCGSHLTMVGLFYGNAIFMYMGPGSSNSSGREKVLSLFYSLISPSLNPLIYSLRNKQVKEALLKLQRRRRVLHSV; translated from the coding sequence ATGCAGAATGAAACGACTGTCACAGAATTCATCCTCCTGGGGttctccagcagcccagccctgcagctctgcctctttGGCCTTTTCTCTGTCCTCTACTCTGCCACTCTGATGGGAAACACACTTGTCTTTGTGCTTATTTGCCTGGACCACCGCCTCCACAGTCCCATGTACTTCTTCCTCTGCCACCTCTCCATCCTGGACATCTGCCTTGCCTCCAACAATGTCCCCCTTATGTTGAGGAACCTCCTCGGACAAGGCAGAACCATCTCCTTTGCTGGGTGTGGGACACAGACACATCTCTATTTAATCTTTGCACTTACGGAGTGCGTACTGCTGGCCATGATGTCTTATGATCGCTATGTGGCAATCTGCTATCCCCTCCGCTATGCCCTCATCATGAACTGGAGGGTGTGCCTCACCCTTGCCGCAGTTTCATGGGCTTTTGGGTTCATATTTGGTACACTGCAAGCCTCTCTTGCTTTACACCTGCCCTTCTGTGGTCTCTACGAGGTTGACAACTTCTTCTGTGAAATCCTTGCTGTCTTAAGGCTGGCCTGCACTGACACAACTGCCAATAAAGTCCTGATCTTTGCTATCTGTGTGTGCTTTCTCCTCTGCCCTTTAGCTTTAATCCTATTTTCCTATCTGCACATCCTGGCCAACATTTTGTGCATCCGCTCTGCAACAGGATGGCACAAAACCTTTTCCACCTGTGGCTCCCACCTGACCATGGTGGGTCTGTTTTATGGAAACGCTATCTTCATGTACATGGGGCCTGGGAGCAGTAACTCATCTGGGAGGGAGAAAgtcctttcccttttctacaGTCTCATCAGCCCCAGTTTGAACCCCCTGATTTACAGCCTGAGGAACAAGCAGGTGAAAGAAGCCTTGCTGAAGCttcagagaaggagaagagTCTTACATTCCGTGTAG